A portion of the Halogeometricum sp. S1BR25-6 genome contains these proteins:
- a CDS encoding enolase C-terminal domain-like protein — protein sequence MAPEITRIETTEFSYPLEDVGMDEGYNLAYEPGTTTERRLFAIKILTDEGVTGEFVGGNSPAFAQVHEVADHLVGENALRRERHWSEMKRALRKYDRMGIGPLDIALWDLAGKHYDAPIHELLGTYRTRLPTYASTYHADDNGGLDSPEAYADFAEECLEMGYEGFKIHGWGGSDDQRDIKREVDTVHAVGERVGEEMDLMIDPACEYETFADAVRVGRACDEQNFYWYEDPYRDGGVSQHAHRKLREKLQTPLLQTEHVRGIEAHTDFIDNDATDFVRADPEYDAGITGAMKIAHIAEGHGLDVEVHSPGPAQRHCIAAMRNANYYEMALVHPDCDNTGAPVYGGDYEDELDSIDEDGTVGVPDGPGLGVEYDWDYIEANANGGRTYTGL from the coding sequence ATGGCACCGGAGATAACGCGAATCGAGACGACGGAGTTCAGCTATCCGCTGGAGGACGTGGGGATGGACGAGGGGTACAACCTCGCCTACGAACCCGGAACGACGACCGAACGACGGCTGTTCGCCATCAAGATTCTGACCGACGAGGGCGTCACCGGCGAGTTCGTCGGCGGCAACTCCCCCGCGTTCGCGCAGGTCCACGAGGTGGCCGACCACCTCGTCGGCGAGAACGCCCTCCGCCGGGAGCGACACTGGAGCGAGATGAAACGCGCCCTCCGGAAGTACGACCGCATGGGCATCGGCCCCCTCGACATCGCCCTGTGGGACCTCGCCGGTAAGCACTACGACGCTCCGATTCACGAACTGCTGGGCACCTACCGGACCCGTCTGCCGACCTACGCCTCGACGTACCACGCCGACGACAACGGCGGCCTCGACTCCCCGGAGGCGTACGCGGACTTCGCCGAGGAGTGTCTGGAGATGGGCTACGAGGGGTTCAAGATTCACGGCTGGGGCGGTAGCGACGACCAACGGGACATCAAGCGCGAGGTGGACACCGTCCACGCCGTCGGCGAACGCGTCGGCGAGGAGATGGACCTGATGATCGACCCCGCCTGCGAGTACGAAACGTTCGCCGACGCCGTCCGCGTCGGCCGCGCCTGCGACGAGCAGAACTTCTACTGGTACGAGGACCCCTACCGCGACGGCGGCGTCTCCCAGCACGCCCACCGGAAACTCCGCGAGAAACTGCAGACGCCCCTGCTTCAGACCGAACACGTCCGGGGCATCGAGGCGCACACCGACTTCATCGACAACGACGCCACCGACTTCGTTCGCGCGGACCCCGAGTACGACGCGGGCATCACCGGCGCGATGAAGATAGCGCACATCGCCGAGGGACACGGTCTCGACGTGGAAGTTCACTCGCCCGGCCCCGCCCAGCGCCACTGCATCGCCGCGATGCGTAACGCGAACTACTACGAGATGGCGCTTGTCCACCCCGACTGCGACAACACCGGCGCGCCCGTCTACGGCGGCGACTACGAGGACGAACTCGACTCAATCGACGAGGATGGAACCGTCGGCGTCCCGGACGGTCCGGGTCTCGGCGTCGAGTACGACTGGGACTACATCGAGGCGAACGCCAACGGCGGACGGACGTACACGGGACTGTAG
- a CDS encoding NAD(P)/FAD-dependent oxidoreductase, translating into MTRVVVLGSGYAGSAAVRSLQEELDEDADLVWVSENPYHLVLHEVHRCIRKPSVRDHVTVPVEEIADEDTEFVQGRVVDVDVEDRTVALDDETTLDYDYCVVCLGSQTAFYGIDGLEEHALTLKSLGDAMSIHERIKQAAVAADRTDPATVVVGGGGLTGIQTAGEVAALRDWTDSHIDVHLVERSGEIFPGHDHEFQGAIQNKLERHDVEVDTGKAMTSVSEDEIEFDDGDSMAYDVLVWAGGVTGQDSMGNVDVDKDHNRAYADSTFKTSDDRVFAIGDAALVNQDVEGGPHTEHDLWEQVVHPDADASPPPTAEAAMEEGKHLGQNVAREMDGRELVHWSYINKGTLVSVGDDAVAHGVLGSPVNTFSGRPAEVLKKFISARWLTKVGGVRRAVDAWDDM; encoded by the coding sequence ATGACACGAGTTGTTGTGCTCGGGTCTGGGTACGCCGGGAGCGCGGCGGTGCGGAGTCTGCAGGAGGAACTGGACGAGGACGCCGACCTCGTCTGGGTGTCGGAGAATCCGTACCACCTGGTACTCCACGAAGTCCACCGCTGCATCCGGAAGCCCTCGGTCCGAGACCACGTGACCGTTCCCGTCGAGGAGATAGCCGACGAGGACACCGAGTTCGTGCAGGGCCGCGTCGTCGACGTCGACGTCGAGGACCGGACGGTCGCACTCGACGACGAGACGACCCTCGACTACGACTACTGCGTGGTCTGTCTGGGAAGTCAGACCGCCTTCTACGGTATCGACGGCCTCGAAGAACACGCCCTGACGCTCAAGAGCCTCGGCGACGCCATGAGCATCCACGAGCGGATAAAACAGGCCGCCGTCGCCGCCGACCGCACCGACCCGGCCACAGTCGTCGTCGGCGGCGGGGGTCTGACGGGCATCCAGACGGCCGGCGAGGTGGCCGCACTCCGCGACTGGACCGACTCCCACATCGACGTCCACCTCGTCGAACGCAGCGGCGAGATATTCCCCGGCCACGACCACGAGTTCCAAGGGGCCATCCAGAACAAACTCGAACGTCACGACGTCGAGGTGGACACCGGGAAGGCGATGACGTCGGTGAGCGAGGACGAAATCGAGTTCGACGACGGCGACTCGATGGCGTACGACGTCCTCGTGTGGGCCGGCGGCGTCACCGGGCAGGACTCGATGGGGAACGTCGACGTCGACAAGGACCACAACCGGGCGTACGCTGACTCGACGTTCAAGACGAGCGACGACCGCGTGTTCGCCATCGGCGACGCCGCCCTCGTGAACCAGGACGTCGAGGGCGGCCCGCACACCGAACACGACCTGTGGGAGCAGGTGGTTCACCCCGATGCCGACGCGTCGCCGCCGCCGACGGCCGAGGCGGCCATGGAGGAGGGAAAGCACCTCGGACAGAACGTCGCCCGCGAGATGGACGGCCGCGAACTCGTCCACTGGTCGTACATCAACAAGGGAACGCTCGTCTCCGTCGGCGACGACGCCGTCGCGCACGGCGTTCTCGGGTCGCCGGTGAACACGTTCAGTGGGCGGCCCGCCGAGGTGCTCAAGAAGTTCATCTCCGCGCGGTGGCTGACGAAGGTCGGCGGCGTGCGGCGCGCCGTCGACGCCTGGGACGACATGTAG